A single window of Mycolicibacterium aurum DNA harbors:
- the hisH gene encoding imidazole glycerol phosphate synthase subunit HisH has protein sequence MTKKLVVLDYGSGNLRSAQRALERVGAEVEVTADPAAAANADGLVVPGVGAFESCMSGLRDIGGEKIIAERLAAGRPVLGVCVGMQILFTRGVEFGVESSGCAQWPGSVVRLDAPVIPHMGWNVVDAPADSVLFRGMDADTRFYFVHSYAAQQWEGDPDARLTWATHHVPFLAAVEDGALAATQFHPEKSGDAGAELLSNWVGALN, from the coding sequence GTGACAAAGAAACTCGTTGTGCTGGACTACGGCTCAGGCAATCTGCGCTCGGCGCAGCGCGCGTTGGAGCGGGTGGGTGCAGAGGTCGAGGTGACCGCCGACCCGGCTGCGGCGGCCAACGCCGACGGCCTCGTCGTCCCCGGGGTCGGGGCGTTCGAGTCGTGCATGTCGGGGCTGCGCGACATCGGCGGCGAGAAGATCATCGCCGAGCGGCTCGCCGCCGGGCGGCCGGTACTGGGGGTGTGCGTCGGCATGCAGATCCTGTTCACCCGCGGCGTCGAGTTCGGGGTGGAGTCCTCGGGGTGCGCGCAGTGGCCGGGCTCGGTCGTGCGGCTGGATGCGCCGGTGATCCCGCACATGGGCTGGAATGTGGTCGACGCGCCCGCGGACAGCGTGCTGTTCCGTGGCATGGACGCCGACACCCGTTTCTACTTCGTGCACTCCTACGCCGCCCAGCAGTGGGAGGGCGACCCGGATGCGCGGTTGACCTGGGCCACCCACCACGTGCCGTTCCTGGCCGCGGTCGAGGACGGCGCACTGGCGGCCACCCAGTTCCACCCGGAGAAGAGCGGTGACGCCGGCGCCGAATTACTGTCGAACTGGGTCGGGGCGCTAAATTGA
- the priA gene encoding bifunctional 1-(5-phosphoribosyl)-5-((5-phosphoribosylamino)methylideneamino)imidazole-4-carboxamide isomerase/phosphoribosylanthranilate isomerase PriA, which yields MTRVNSVEPAVKLILLPAVDVVEGRAVRLVQGQAGSETEYGSALDAAMTWQRDGAEWIHLVDLDAAFGRGSNRELLAEVVGKLDVAVELSGGIRDDDSLAAALATGCARVNLGTAALENPQWCAKVVAEHGDKVAVGLDVKIEDGQYRLRGRGWETDGGDLWTVLERLDGEGCSRFVVTDVTKDGTLNGPNLELLTQVCERTDAPVIASGGVSSLDDLRAIATLTHQGVEGAIVGKALYAGRFTLPQALAAVSP from the coding sequence TTGACCCGCGTGAATTCCGTGGAGCCCGCTGTGAAGCTGATCCTGCTGCCCGCCGTCGACGTGGTCGAGGGCCGGGCGGTGCGCCTGGTACAGGGTCAGGCAGGCAGCGAGACGGAGTACGGCTCGGCGCTCGACGCGGCGATGACCTGGCAGCGTGACGGTGCCGAGTGGATTCACCTGGTCGACCTGGATGCCGCATTCGGGCGGGGATCGAACCGTGAACTGCTCGCCGAGGTCGTCGGCAAACTCGACGTCGCCGTCGAGCTGTCCGGCGGAATCCGCGACGACGACTCGCTGGCCGCCGCCCTGGCCACCGGCTGCGCAAGGGTGAACCTCGGCACCGCCGCGCTGGAGAACCCGCAGTGGTGCGCGAAAGTGGTGGCCGAGCACGGCGACAAGGTCGCGGTCGGCCTCGACGTGAAGATCGAGGACGGGCAGTACCGACTCCGGGGCCGTGGCTGGGAGACCGACGGCGGCGACCTGTGGACCGTACTGGAACGCCTTGACGGCGAGGGTTGCTCGCGGTTCGTGGTCACCGATGTCACCAAGGACGGCACGCTGAACGGACCCAATCTGGAGTTGCTGACCCAGGTCTGTGAACGGACCGACGCACCGGTGATCGCCTCAGGCGGAGTGTCGAGTCTCGATGACCTGCGCGCGATCGCCACGTTGACCCACCAGGGCGTCGAGGGCGCGATCGTCGGAAAGGCTTTGTACGCGGGACGTTTCACGTTGCCGCAGGCGCTCGCCGCGGTCAGCCCGTGA
- a CDS encoding inositol monophosphatase family protein: MTVDAQQLGELLTTAAGVLDAASGQFIAGHRADSAVAKKGNDFATEVDLAIERRVVAELTKLTGIGVHGEEFGGEPIESELVWVLDPIDGTFNYAAGLPMAAILLSLLADGQPVLGLTWLPFMSQRYTSIVDGPVLCNGEVLDTLTTGTLAESMVGVGTFNIDSRGRYPGRFRAAVLESLSRECSRMRMHGSTGIDFAYVAAGILGGAISFGHHIWDHAAGVALVRAAGGVVTDLAGEPWTAESPSALAAAPGVHDAILEIVRSVGDPKDFL, from the coding sequence GTGACGGTCGACGCCCAGCAACTCGGGGAGCTGCTCACCACCGCCGCCGGTGTGCTCGACGCCGCGTCAGGACAGTTCATCGCCGGCCACCGCGCCGACTCCGCCGTCGCGAAGAAGGGGAACGACTTCGCGACAGAAGTGGACCTGGCCATCGAGCGCCGGGTGGTGGCCGAGCTGACGAAACTGACCGGAATCGGGGTGCACGGTGAGGAATTCGGTGGGGAACCCATCGAATCCGAGCTGGTGTGGGTGCTCGACCCGATCGACGGCACATTCAACTACGCGGCAGGGCTGCCGATGGCTGCCATCCTGCTGAGCCTGCTCGCCGATGGTCAGCCGGTCCTCGGATTGACCTGGCTCCCCTTCATGTCGCAGCGCTACACGTCGATCGTCGACGGTCCCGTGCTGTGCAACGGCGAGGTGCTCGACACGCTCACGACCGGGACGCTGGCGGAATCCATGGTCGGCGTCGGCACGTTCAACATCGACTCCCGCGGGCGCTATCCCGGCCGCTTCCGGGCGGCCGTGTTGGAGAGTCTCAGCCGGGAATGCTCACGGATGCGCATGCACGGTTCGACCGGTATCGACTTCGCGTACGTGGCCGCCGGAATCTTGGGCGGGGCAATAAGTTTCGGGCACCATATCTGGGATCACGCCGCGGGGGTGGCCCTGGTGCGGGCGGCAGGCGGTGTCGTCACCGACCTGGCCGGGGAGCCGTGGACGGCCGAGTCGCCGTCGGCGCTGGCCGCGGCGCCCGGAGTGCACGACGCGATCCTGGAGATCGTGCGTTCCGTCGGTGATCCGAAGGACTTTCTGTGA
- the hisF gene encoding imidazole glycerol phosphate synthase subunit HisF, translated as MTTASDVATRVIPCLDVDDGRVVKGVNFANLRDAGDPVELASVYDAAGADELTFLDVTASSAGRTTMLEAVRRTAEQVFIPLTVGGGVRSVADVDVLLRAGADKVSVNTAAIARPELLSELSRQFGSQCIVLSVDARTVPEGSQPTPSGWEVTTHGGRRGTGIDAVEWAVRGAELGVGEILLNSMDADGTKTGFDLKMLRAVRGAVTVPVIASGGAGAVEHFAPAVVAGADAVLAASVFHFGDLTIGQVKAAMAAEGIVVR; from the coding sequence GTGACAACGGCCTCCGACGTCGCAACGCGGGTGATTCCCTGCCTGGATGTCGACGACGGCCGGGTGGTCAAGGGTGTCAACTTCGCGAACCTGCGCGACGCGGGTGATCCCGTGGAGTTGGCCTCGGTATACGACGCGGCCGGTGCCGACGAGCTGACCTTCCTGGACGTGACGGCCTCGTCGGCGGGCCGAACCACGATGCTGGAGGCGGTGCGGCGCACTGCCGAGCAGGTGTTCATCCCGCTGACAGTCGGTGGCGGTGTGCGCTCGGTGGCTGATGTGGATGTGCTGTTGCGCGCCGGTGCGGACAAGGTGTCGGTGAACACCGCGGCCATCGCCCGGCCCGAGCTGCTCTCGGAACTGTCGCGCCAGTTCGGGTCGCAGTGCATCGTGCTGTCCGTCGATGCGCGCACCGTGCCGGAGGGGTCGCAGCCCACTCCGTCGGGCTGGGAGGTCACCACCCACGGCGGGCGGCGCGGCACCGGCATCGATGCGGTCGAGTGGGCTGTGCGCGGCGCGGAGCTCGGCGTCGGCGAGATCCTGCTCAACTCGATGGACGCCGACGGCACCAAGACCGGTTTCGATCTGAAGATGCTGCGCGCGGTACGCGGGGCGGTGACAGTGCCGGTGATCGCGAGCGGCGGCGCGGGCGCGGTGGAACATTTCGCCCCCGCGGTTGTTGCAGGAGCCGACGCCGTACTCGCCGCCAGCGTCTTCCACTTCGGGGACCTGACCATCGGCCAGGTGAAGGCGGCCATGGCAGCGGAAGGGATCGTGGTGAGGTGA
- the hisI gene encoding phosphoribosyl-AMP cyclohydrolase — MSELDPAISSRLKRDANGLFSAVVQERATGHVLMVAWMDDAALARTLETREATYFSRSRGAQWIKGATSGHTQHVHSVRLDCDGDTVLLEVDQVGGACHTGDHTCFDADLLLGPS; from the coding sequence GTGAGCGAGCTGGATCCGGCGATCTCGTCGCGGCTCAAGCGCGACGCCAACGGGCTGTTCAGCGCCGTGGTGCAGGAGCGCGCCACCGGCCACGTGCTGATGGTGGCGTGGATGGACGATGCCGCCCTCGCCCGCACGCTGGAAACCCGTGAGGCGACCTACTTTTCGCGGTCTCGGGGTGCGCAGTGGATCAAGGGTGCGACCTCGGGGCACACCCAGCACGTCCACTCGGTGCGGCTGGATTGCGACGGCGACACGGTGCTGCTCGAGGTGGACCAGGTCGGCGGCGCATGCCACACCGGCGACCACACGTGTTTCGACGCCGACCTGTTGCTGGGACCCAGCTGA
- a CDS encoding ABC transporter ATP-binding protein produces the protein MTAVLELADVTFRRNGKQIIDGISLTVQQGEHWALLGPNGAGKSTLLGFCAAIMFPTSGTVRILGNLMGRVDLSQLRHYIGHVNPRHQLQYSLTVREVVLTGITATNDTPMRWTASADEADRADAMIAAVGLSRKADDVWPTLSQGERGRTLIARALIPEPRLLLLDEPSTGLDVAAREQLLETIDSLDQTHPEVASILVTHHLEELPMTTTHALLISEGRTVACGPARETITTDTVSAAFAHPVNVGYDEGRWTARAKGTRII, from the coding sequence ATGACGGCCGTTCTCGAGCTCGCCGACGTGACGTTCCGCCGCAACGGCAAGCAGATCATCGACGGGATCTCGCTCACCGTGCAGCAGGGCGAGCATTGGGCGTTGCTGGGCCCCAACGGGGCGGGCAAGAGCACCCTGCTCGGCTTCTGTGCGGCGATCATGTTCCCGACGTCGGGCACCGTGCGCATACTCGGGAACCTGATGGGCCGCGTCGACCTGTCCCAGCTGCGGCACTACATCGGCCATGTGAATCCCCGCCATCAGCTGCAGTATTCGCTGACGGTGCGGGAGGTGGTCCTGACCGGGATCACCGCCACCAACGACACGCCGATGCGATGGACGGCCAGCGCCGACGAAGCCGACCGGGCCGACGCGATGATCGCGGCGGTGGGCCTGTCCCGCAAGGCCGACGATGTCTGGCCGACGCTGTCTCAAGGCGAACGGGGCCGCACCCTGATCGCGCGGGCGCTGATCCCCGAGCCGCGTCTGCTGCTGCTCGACGAGCCGTCGACGGGTCTGGATGTCGCTGCGCGCGAACAACTGCTGGAGACCATCGACTCGCTGGATCAGACCCATCCGGAGGTGGCGTCGATCCTCGTCACACACCATCTCGAAGAGCTACCGATGACGACCACACACGCCCTGCTGATCTCCGAGGGACGCACCGTGGCCTGCGGGCCGGCCCGGGAGACCATCACCACCGACACGGTGTCGGCGGCGTTCGCGCACCCGGTGAACGTGGGTTACGACGAAGGACGCTGGACCGCTCGGGCAAAAGGCACGCGCATCATCTAG
- a CDS encoding peroxiredoxin, translated as MNRGDQVAEFELPDQTGTTRTLTELLAGGPIVLFFYPAAMTPGCTKEACHFRDLAAEFQAVGANRVGISADSVDKQAKFADQQKFDYPLLSDTEGVVATQFGVKRGLLGKFMPVKRTTFVIDTDRTVLEVIASEFSMDTHADKALEVLRQRS; from the coding sequence ATGAATCGTGGCGATCAGGTGGCGGAGTTCGAATTACCGGACCAGACGGGGACGACGCGGACACTCACCGAGCTGCTCGCCGGCGGGCCCATCGTGCTGTTCTTCTACCCGGCGGCGATGACGCCCGGCTGCACCAAAGAGGCATGTCACTTCCGCGACCTGGCCGCCGAATTCCAGGCAGTCGGCGCCAACCGGGTGGGGATCAGCGCAGACTCGGTGGACAAGCAGGCCAAGTTCGCTGACCAGCAGAAATTCGACTACCCCCTGCTGTCGGACACCGAAGGTGTGGTGGCGACCCAGTTCGGCGTCAAACGCGGGCTGCTCGGCAAGTTCATGCCGGTGAAGCGCACCACGTTCGTCATCGACACCGACCGCACCGTGCTGGAGGTCATCGCCAGCGAGTTCAGCATGGACACCCACGCCGACAAGGCCCTCGAGGTGCTGCGCCAACGCTCATGA
- a CDS encoding anthranilate synthase component I — protein sequence MQTTANLADGSSRKRSSLAATTSREDFRALAAEHRVVPVTRKVLADSETPLSAYRKLAANRPGTFLLESAENGRSWSRWSFIGAGSPSALTVRDGEAVWLGVIPQDAPAGGDPLTALRATVTLLETAALPGLPPLSSGLVGFFAYDMVRRLERLPELTVDDLGLPDMMLLLATDIAAVDHHEGTITLIANAVNWNGTDERVDAAYDDAVARLDVMTAALAEPLTSTVATFSRPAPLHRAQRTVEEYTAIVDKLVGDIEAGEAFQVVPSQRFEMDTDADPLDVYRMLRVTNPSPYMYLFNVPNDDGGLDFTVVGSSPEALVTVKDRRATTHPIAGTRWRGDTEEEDVLLEKELLSDEKERAEHLMLVDLGRNDLGRVCQPGTVKVEDYSHIERYSHVMHLVSTVTGLLADDKTALDAVTACFPAGTLSGAPKVRAMELIEEVELTRRGLYGGVLGYLDFAGNADFAIAIRTALMRRGTAYVQAGGGVVADSNGPYEYNESANKARAVLAAIAAAETLSEP from the coding sequence GTGCAGACGACCGCCAACCTGGCCGATGGCTCTTCGCGCAAGCGTTCATCGCTGGCCGCGACGACGTCGCGTGAGGACTTCCGGGCACTGGCCGCCGAGCACCGCGTGGTCCCGGTGACCCGCAAGGTGCTCGCGGACAGCGAGACGCCGTTGTCGGCGTATCGCAAGCTCGCGGCCAACCGTCCCGGAACGTTTCTCCTGGAATCCGCGGAGAACGGACGCTCGTGGTCGCGCTGGTCGTTCATCGGAGCGGGTTCCCCGTCGGCGCTCACGGTGCGCGACGGCGAGGCGGTATGGCTCGGCGTCATCCCGCAGGACGCGCCTGCCGGCGGCGATCCCCTGACGGCGCTTCGGGCCACCGTGACGCTGCTGGAGACCGCCGCGCTTCCCGGTCTGCCGCCGCTGTCGTCGGGCCTGGTCGGATTCTTCGCCTACGACATGGTGCGCAGGCTGGAGCGGTTGCCCGAACTGACCGTCGACGACCTCGGGCTGCCCGACATGATGCTGCTGTTGGCCACCGACATTGCTGCGGTGGACCACCATGAGGGCACGATCACGCTGATCGCGAACGCGGTCAACTGGAACGGCACCGACGAGCGTGTGGACGCGGCGTACGACGACGCCGTGGCGCGGCTCGACGTGATGACCGCCGCGTTGGCCGAACCACTCACCTCGACCGTCGCGACGTTCAGCAGACCCGCGCCGCTGCACCGCGCCCAGCGCACGGTCGAGGAGTACACCGCCATCGTCGACAAATTGGTCGGTGACATCGAAGCCGGCGAGGCGTTTCAGGTGGTGCCCTCCCAGCGCTTCGAGATGGACACCGACGCCGATCCTCTCGATGTGTACCGGATGCTGCGGGTGACCAACCCGAGTCCGTACATGTATCTGTTCAATGTGCCGAACGACGATGGGGGACTGGACTTTACGGTCGTCGGCTCCAGCCCGGAGGCGTTGGTCACCGTCAAGGACCGGCGCGCGACGACGCACCCGATCGCGGGCACCCGCTGGCGTGGGGACACCGAGGAGGAGGACGTCCTGCTGGAGAAGGAACTCCTGTCGGACGAGAAGGAACGCGCCGAGCACCTGATGCTGGTCGATCTCGGCCGCAACGATCTGGGGCGGGTCTGCCAGCCGGGCACCGTGAAGGTCGAGGACTACAGCCACATCGAGCGCTACAGCCACGTCATGCACCTGGTGTCCACGGTCACCGGACTGTTGGCGGATGACAAGACCGCGCTGGATGCGGTGACGGCGTGTTTTCCCGCCGGGACGCTGTCGGGGGCACCGAAGGTGCGTGCGATGGAACTGATCGAGGAGGTCGAACTGACACGCCGCGGGCTCTACGGCGGCGTGCTTGGTTACCTCGATTTCGCCGGCAACGCCGACTTCGCCATCGCGATCCGCACTGCCCTGATGCGGCGTGGCACCGCGTACGTGCAGGCCGGTGGTGGTGTTGTCGCCGACTCCAACGGTCCGTACGAATACAACGAGTCCGCCAACAAGGCGCGGGCCGTGCTGGCCGCGATCGCCGCGGCCGAGACGCTGAGCGAACCGTGA
- a CDS encoding TIGR02234 family membrane protein codes for MIRAAQLLLVLAAVGLWGASRLTWVQISSFDGLGQPRTADLSGSTWSTALIPLALLVLAAAVAALAVRGWPLRILAVLVAAASAGMAYLAISLWVVVDVAVRAARLADVPVADLLGTQRHYVGASVALVAAAFSLCGAVLLMRSAARKGAETARYSRAPVVETESTAMSERMIWDALDEGLDPTNPDNKGR; via the coding sequence GTGATCCGGGCCGCGCAGCTGTTGCTGGTGCTCGCCGCGGTCGGCCTGTGGGGGGCGTCGCGACTCACCTGGGTGCAGATCAGCTCCTTCGACGGTCTGGGGCAGCCCCGCACCGCGGACCTGTCCGGATCGACGTGGTCGACGGCGCTGATTCCGCTGGCCCTGCTGGTGCTCGCCGCGGCGGTGGCGGCGCTCGCCGTCCGGGGCTGGCCGTTGCGCATCCTGGCGGTGCTGGTGGCGGCGGCCAGCGCAGGAATGGCGTACCTGGCCATCAGCCTGTGGGTGGTCGTCGACGTCGCGGTGCGGGCTGCGCGCCTCGCGGACGTGCCGGTGGCCGATCTGCTGGGCACGCAGCGGCACTACGTCGGTGCCAGCGTGGCCTTGGTCGCCGCCGCGTTCTCGCTGTGTGGTGCCGTGCTCCTGATGCGCTCTGCGGCCCGCAAGGGTGCCGAGACCGCGCGCTACAGCCGCGCTCCGGTGGTGGAGACGGAGTCCACGGCGATGTCCGAGCGAATGATCTGGGATGCGCTCGATGAGGGGCTGGACCCGACCAACCCGGACAACAAGGGGCGGTGA